One window of Chryseobacterium sp. JJR-5R genomic DNA carries:
- a CDS encoding PPC domain-containing DNA-binding protein → MKLLSALLFTFFLLNIFPAQEKEKCRYIKTPTGYLMVLRQGDDVLANIENLAKTENIPSASFTGIGFANDVTFGFYDFNTKKFNPKTFNKVEMGSLTGSVAWNGKGPSIHIHGVATDEKFNAYGGHILSLRVGTGSMEIYITLNDQKLERKVEQPLNANVLQLNCRQ, encoded by the coding sequence ATGAAATTACTTTCGGCTTTATTATTCACCTTTTTTCTTTTAAACATCTTTCCCGCACAGGAAAAAGAAAAATGCCGTTACATAAAAACGCCGACAGGGTATCTGATGGTGCTTCGGCAGGGCGATGATGTACTGGCAAATATTGAAAACCTGGCAAAAACTGAAAATATCCCTTCTGCAAGTTTTACCGGGATCGGGTTTGCAAACGATGTGACTTTCGGATTCTATGATTTTAATACCAAAAAATTTAATCCGAAAACTTTTAATAAGGTAGAAATGGGAAGCCTGACAGGTTCTGTCGCATGGAACGGAAAAGGCCCTTCGATCCATATTCACGGCGTGGCAACGGATGAAAAATTCAATGCGTATGGCGGTCATATTTTATCGCTCCGTGTCGGAACCGGTTCCATGGAAATTTATATTACACTCAATGATCAGAAACTAGAGCGAAAGGTCGAACA